A window of Helicobacter ganmani contains these coding sequences:
- a CDS encoding thioredoxin domain-containing protein yields MQTILRLLFGTFLSTLLAMNMLYAESLKEGKDYIKLKNPLDVPQKSIVEIFNVGCPHCAKMGELLPKLFATIPQEAVFLPYHITTGSAFSAQASEVLAVAVSIDEERNLTSKDIESYFRRASNAYFDAFFKTQKHFKNKESFIAFGLDAMEISQTKFETQLRHKEVQEKLKAWQDSIAQIGIQSVPSFIVNGKYLILMNKVKDSEDFIYKINYLLGI; encoded by the coding sequence ATGCAAACAATATTGAGGTTACTTTTTGGAACATTTTTAAGCACACTCCTTGCTATGAATATGCTTTATGCAGAATCACTAAAAGAGGGCAAAGACTATATTAAGCTAAAAAATCCTCTTGATGTCCCACAAAAATCTATTGTGGAGATTTTCAATGTAGGTTGTCCGCATTGTGCCAAAATGGGCGAGCTATTACCAAAACTTTTTGCAACAATTCCACAAGAAGCCGTATTTTTACCTTACCATATCACCACAGGAAGTGCATTTAGTGCGCAAGCAAGCGAGGTTTTAGCAGTTGCAGTTTCTATTGATGAGGAACGCAATCTGACTTCAAAAGATATTGAATCTTACTTTAGACGCGCAAGCAATGCGTATTTTGACGCATTTTTCAAAACGCAAAAACATTTCAAAAACAAAGAATCTTTTATCGCTTTTGGCTTAGACGCAATGGAGATTTCACAAACAAAGTTTGAAACGCAATTAAGACACAAAGAAGTGCAAGAAAAGCTCAAAGCTTGGCAAGATTCTATCGCACAAATAGGCATTCAAAGCGTGCCTAGCTTTATTGTCAATGGCAAATACTTAATTCTAATGAATAAAGTTAAAGATTCGGAAGATTTTATTTATAAAATCAATTATTTACTTGGAATTTAA
- a CDS encoding DUF1924 domain-containing protein produces the protein MRTKRVFKSLALSACGILLLGNVGFAGGFNPSMQAYIEELKSEAKAENPNFQDFDAKRGEVIFSTKNKGKNDTLLSCQSCHNVDLKTPATNVFTNKTLEPLAPSVNPTRLSDVKEVKKWLKRNFKDVFLREGSAREKGDVLYYLILQ, from the coding sequence ATGAGAACAAAAAGAGTTTTTAAGAGTTTGGCTTTGAGTGCCTGTGGAATCTTGTTACTTGGAAATGTAGGCTTTGCGGGTGGATTTAATCCGTCAATGCAAGCTTATATTGAGGAATTGAAGAGTGAAGCAAAAGCAGAAAATCCAAACTTCCAAGACTTTGATGCCAAAAGAGGAGAAGTGATTTTTAGCACAAAAAACAAGGGCAAAAACGACACCTTGCTATCCTGCCAAAGCTGCCATAATGTGGATTTAAAAACTCCCGCAACCAATGTTTTTACCAACAAAACACTAGAGCCTTTAGCTCCAAGCGTGAATCCTACGCGTTTAAGCGATGTAAAAGAAGTCAAAAAATGGCTTAAACGCAATTTTAAAGATGTCTTTTTGCGTGAGGGAAGCGCACGGGAAAAAGGTGATGTGCTTTATTATTTGATTTTACAATAA
- a CDS encoding pimeloyl-ACP methyl esterase BioG family protein, producing MNIYQKINNNENILLIFGGFASHPSHFLPLIPAHYDFILLSHYQHLDFSVLKSLLQNLNKESKITLLAFSMGVFVARVFMESSQDFNCFARKIAINGTEFGMHSKFGIPPKIFKLTQKTFNLTTFKHNLFGKFFNQTHNFEFLDSNILREELGFFIQACLQFDTITSEIFWDEILISKQDLVFNTQSQKNFWIDFKGAQERILEIDAPHFAFFDWQP from the coding sequence ATGAATATTTATCAAAAAATAAATAATAATGAAAATATATTATTAATATTTGGGGGATTTGCCTCCCACCCCTCGCATTTTCTGCCCCTTATTCCTGCACATTACGATTTTATCCTCTTATCCCATTACCAACACCTAGATTTTAGTGTCCTAAAGTCTCTTTTGCAAAACTTAAACAAAGAATCCAAAATCACTCTTTTAGCCTTTTCTATGGGTGTATTTGTCGCACGCGTTTTTATGGAATCCTCGCAAGATTTCAACTGCTTTGCGCGCAAAATTGCGATTAATGGCACAGAATTTGGTATGCATTCAAAATTTGGAATTCCACCTAAAATCTTTAAACTCACGCAAAAAACCTTCAATTTAACGACTTTTAAGCACAATTTGTTCGGTAAATTTTTCAATCAAACCCATAATTTTGAGTTTTTGGATTCTAATATTTTACGCGAAGAATTGGGCTTTTTTATTCAAGCCTGTCTGCAATTTGACACGATTACAAGTGAGATTTTTTGGGACGAGATTCTTATTTCCAAACAAGATTTGGTTTTTAATACACAATCTCAAAAAAACTTTTGGATTGACTTCAAAGGTGCGCAAGAGCGAATCTTAGAAATTGACGCTCCACATTTTGCATTTTTTGATTGGCAACCCTAA
- a CDS encoding methyltransferase, whose amino-acid sequence MQTQKELIQQGFQRAKLTYAQNANVQQAMQQKLLAILHKHCKARNLGNILELGCGNGLLAQNLALNFEFESYLAVDLVDFSNDFIKIQKDTSHKIDFLQADFEDLVKIGNKNPDLQYDLILSNASMQWVNQWSFLPQLSALLQPNGILAFSTFGTENYQELRASCGIGLEYLELKDYVEILQSDFKILESFGVRIPLRFSSTLALFKHLRDTGVNSLQRGFKLNKKLLTDYAVRFHNVLTYHPIYLLAQKRSLESKPKDSPSNS is encoded by the coding sequence ATGCAAACACAAAAAGAACTAATCCAACAGGGATTCCAAAGAGCCAAGCTAACTTATGCGCAAAATGCAAATGTGCAACAGGCGATGCAACAAAAATTACTTGCAATCCTACACAAACACTGCAAAGCAAGGAATTTAGGCAATATTTTAGAACTTGGTTGTGGCAATGGACTTTTGGCACAGAATCTTGCACTAAATTTTGAGTTTGAATCCTATTTAGCGGTGGATTTGGTAGATTTTTCTAATGATTTTATAAAGATTCAAAAAGACACATCACACAAGATAGACTTTTTGCAGGCAGATTTTGAGGATTTGGTAAAAATAGGTAATAAGAATCCCGATTTGCAATACGATTTGATTTTGTCCAACGCAAGTATGCAATGGGTAAATCAGTGGAGTTTTTTGCCACAATTAAGTGCGTTACTCCAACCAAATGGAATCTTAGCCTTTAGCACTTTTGGCACAGAAAACTATCAAGAATTGCGTGCGAGTTGTGGAATTGGATTGGAATATTTGGAGCTAAAAGATTATGTAGAAATTTTGCAATCAGATTTTAAAATTTTGGAATCTTTTGGAGTCAGGATTCCCTTGCGCTTTTCAAGCACCCTTGCGCTTTTCAAGCATTTGCGTGATACAGGTGTAAATTCCTTGCAGCGAGGCTTTAAACTAAACAAAAAACTCTTAACAGACTACGCGGTGCGATTCCATAATGTCTTAACCTATCACCCAATCTATCTTTTGGCGCAAAAAAGAAGTTTGGAATCTAAACCTAAAGATTCTCCCTCAAACTCTTAA
- a CDS encoding TonB-dependent receptor, producing the protein MQKVFEISKLYFGGDYDKDKHKTRTSTGQTTRDGAEAALRTNYQPNYTFDSYGIYAQGEWYIGAESGVFAGIREDYIETTAHRLDKERKQYATSAFARYEHYLRDSTLYAGLGIADRIPDFWEVSKVDGMYLSKETNTQLDIGLSHQKEGLSANVSGFISYVQDYIC; encoded by the coding sequence ATACAAAAGGTTTTTGAAATCTCTAAACTTTACTTCGGGGGCGATTATGATAAGGACAAGCACAAAACCCGCACTTCCACAGGGCAGACGACAAGAGACGGCGCAGAGGCTGCACTGCGCACCAATTATCAACCCAACTATACCTTTGATTCCTATGGAATCTATGCGCAAGGAGAATGGTATATTGGGGCGGAATCTGGTGTTTTTGCGGGGATTAGAGAGGATTATATAGAGACAACCGCACACAGATTGGACAAGGAAAGAAAGCAATACGCCACGAGTGCCTTTGCGCGTTATGAGCATTATTTGCGGGATTCCACCCTTTATGCTGGACTTGGAATCGCAGATAGGATTCCGGATTTTTGGGAGGTTTCTAAGGTAGATGGAATGTATTTGAGCAAAGAAACCAATACGCAATTAGACATTGGTTTATCCCACCAAAAAGAGGGTTTAAGCGCGAATGTGTCGGGCTTTATTTCTTATGTACAAGACTATATTTGTTAG
- a CDS encoding diheme cytochrome c, translating into MKRMLKVSSVVLLCAVFGIQAYAEGRKGPEVKAVDNALYKKECASCHFGYQPGLLPSTSWQWVMDNLAQHYDTDASLESKEDIAQITQYLLDNASEKAMQYRRSAKLTKSMQPGVLYTSISQIPYHQKKHRKLKDWMVQQKEVGNIARCAACHTKAEQGIYGGQTIDIPNYGIWRD; encoded by the coding sequence ATGAAAAGAATGTTAAAAGTTTCTAGTGTGGTTTTGCTTTGTGCGGTTTTTGGAATCCAAGCTTATGCGGAAGGGCGCAAAGGTCCAGAGGTAAAAGCGGTGGATAATGCACTTTACAAAAAGGAGTGCGCAAGTTGTCATTTTGGCTATCAACCCGGTTTGCTCCCTAGCACTTCTTGGCAATGGGTAATGGATAACTTAGCGCAACACTATGACACAGACGCGAGTTTAGAAAGCAAAGAGGACATTGCGCAAATCACACAATATTTGCTAGACAATGCGAGTGAAAAAGCAATGCAATACCGTCGTAGTGCAAAATTAACAAAATCAATGCAGCCGGGAGTCTTATACACCTCTATTTCGCAGATTCCCTATCATCAAAAAAAACACAGAAAACTAAAAGATTGGATGGTGCAGCAAAAAGAAGTGGGAAATATTGCGCGTTGTGCCGCTTGCCATACCAAAGCCGAACAAGGAATCTATGGGGGACAGACGATTGATATTCCAAACTATGGAATCTGGCGTGATTAA
- a CDS encoding ArsR/SmtB family transcription factor, whose translation MPEIDENRAKTLQTILKTIPQEELLYDLAELFKIFGDSSRIRILSLLQVDKLCVGEISHLLNLSQSAVSHQLRILRQARLVRYQKIGKEVFYSLDDDHIEKIFNQGLEHIQEM comes from the coding sequence ATGCCAGAAATTGACGAAAATCGCGCCAAAACCCTACAAACAATCCTGAAAACAATTCCACAAGAAGAATTGCTCTACGACCTTGCGGAACTCTTTAAAATCTTTGGTGATTCCTCAAGGATTCGGATTCTCTCGCTTTTGCAAGTGGATAAACTCTGTGTGGGCGAAATTTCTCATTTGTTAAACCTCTCGCAAAGTGCAGTTTCTCATCAACTAAGAATCCTGCGCCAAGCGCGTCTTGTGCGCTACCAAAAAATCGGCAAAGAAGTATTTTATTCACTAGATGATGACCATATTGAAAAGATTTTCAATCAAGGTTTAGAGCATATTCAAGAAATGTGA
- a CDS encoding dethiobiotin synthase, whose amino-acid sequence MQIFIAGSHTDVGKTSVSAALCYAFSLDYFKLVQAGTPTDNQRIQSLTPATKIYPSGITLQTPASPHIGMQKEKISYNGLRIPLPKSENLLIESAGGLFTPLDSQKCMIDFLSTHRLPCILVGAYYLGGINHILLSIAALKAREIPLLGLIISKDQNPLMDTFIKSYTQVKIAHFATYSDRETFQANSNKLKEEMQNLKMI is encoded by the coding sequence ATGCAAATTTTTATTGCTGGAAGCCATACAGATGTGGGGAAAACCTCTGTTAGTGCGGCATTGTGTTACGCATTTAGTTTAGATTATTTTAAACTCGTTCAAGCAGGCACTCCAACAGACAATCAAAGAATCCAAAGTTTAACACCTGCGACCAAAATTTATCCTAGTGGCATTACCTTGCAAACTCCTGCTAGCCCTCACATCGGTATGCAAAAAGAAAAAATATCCTACAATGGGCTAAGAATTCCATTGCCCAAATCAGAAAATTTACTCATTGAGAGTGCGGGCGGGCTTTTTACCCCATTGGATTCCCAAAAATGTATGATAGATTTTTTAAGCACACACCGACTGCCTTGCATTTTGGTTGGTGCGTATTATCTTGGCGGAATCAATCATATTTTACTTAGTATTGCGGCATTAAAAGCACGTGAGATTCCACTTCTTGGGCTAATTATAAGCAAAGACCAAAATCCTCTAATGGACACCTTTATAAAGTCTTATACGCAAGTCAAAATTGCACACTTCGCGACTTATTCCGACAGGGAGACTTTTCAAGCAAATTCCAATAAGCTAAAAGAGGAAATGCAGAATCTTAAAATGATTTAA
- a CDS encoding DUF507 family protein, with protein sequence MKFRLAHAPYIGNKIALDLSTCGFVNVLHGLEGIAKVAQKFIEANIQEEANIEEKAREILEENLDEIEFMRADEHQLFWKIKQKLAENENFILNFEDRYNHLAHKILDELFEEDLIDSATSETRIVNVIFKAINSYSRIYNEVEEIVQERIANYKRKIVFGSEEYDLIFDKLYQEELKKKGFLS encoded by the coding sequence ATGAAATTTAGACTCGCACATGCACCTTATATTGGAAATAAAATAGCATTAGATTTATCCACCTGCGGTTTTGTAAATGTTTTACACGGATTAGAGGGGATTGCAAAAGTCGCACAAAAATTCATTGAAGCAAATATCCAAGAAGAAGCAAACATAGAAGAAAAAGCAAGGGAAATTTTGGAAGAAAATTTAGATGAAATTGAATTTATGCGAGCTGATGAACATCAACTTTTTTGGAAAATCAAACAAAAATTAGCAGAAAATGAAAATTTTATTTTGAACTTTGAAGACCGCTACAATCATCTTGCGCACAAAATCCTTGATGAGCTTTTTGAGGAAGATTTGATTGACTCTGCCACTTCTGAAACGCGAATTGTCAATGTCATATTCAAAGCCATTAATAGCTATTCAAGAATCTACAATGAAGTAGAAGAAATCGTGCAAGAACGTATTGCAAACTATAAACGAAAAATAGTCTTTGGAAGCGAAGAATACGATTTGATTTTTGACAAACTCTACCAAGAGGAACTCAAAAAGAAAGGATTTCTGTCATGA
- a CDS encoding aminotransferase class I/II-fold pyridoxal phosphate-dependent enzyme, giving the protein MNNVQSQIAQTLECLKRDSNYRVLVPQKHKGFQITRFTNPTNKNPQWLLNLASNDYLGLASDESFNAMFLDSTLFKENLYFSSSSSRLLSGNFEIYAQLESHLSHTFGKQALIFNSGFHANLGALGALNSLKNVLFIADKSIHASHIDGLKSFQTTHLKRFSHNDMQRLEQFLRDNAPKYEAIFILSEGLFSMEGDFAPIRTLVTLKQQFDNVYLYLDEAHSIGSFGKDGLGVCADFGLLDSIDFLVLTFGKALASMGACVLCNGIFYEYFVNFSRALIYSTALPPLNIARSLFSFLELANLNNQRANLARLSEDFKALLIKNLDLEVLGDYNIISLILGDNAKAVHFAKKLEQRGYFAPAIKSPTIPKNRACLRFSLSANLPFETLESLVPILKKIDYEYLSKNK; this is encoded by the coding sequence ATGAATAATGTCCAATCACAGATTGCCCAAACCCTTGAATGCCTGAAACGCGATTCCAACTACCGCGTGCTTGTTCCACAAAAGCACAAGGGCTTCCAAATCACCAGATTCACAAATCCTACAAACAAAAATCCACAATGGCTTTTAAATCTTGCTAGCAACGATTATTTAGGGCTTGCAAGTGATGAATCTTTTAATGCTATGTTTTTAGATTCCACTCTTTTTAAAGAAAATTTATATTTTAGCTCATCTTCCTCGCGGCTTTTAAGTGGGAATTTTGAAATTTACGCACAGCTAGAATCTCATCTCTCCCATACTTTTGGCAAACAAGCCCTTATATTCAATAGTGGATTCCATGCAAATTTAGGAGCTTTAGGTGCATTAAACTCCCTTAAAAATGTGCTATTTATCGCGGATAAATCTATCCACGCAAGCCATATTGATGGGCTAAAATCCTTTCAAACTACCCATTTAAAGAGATTTTCGCACAACGATATGCAAAGACTAGAACAATTCTTGCGAGACAATGCGCCCAAATACGAAGCTATTTTTATTTTGAGTGAGGGGCTTTTTAGTATGGAGGGAGATTTTGCGCCGATACGCACCCTTGTTACACTAAAACAACAATTTGATAATGTGTATTTGTATCTTGATGAAGCGCATAGTATTGGGAGTTTTGGCAAAGACGGCTTGGGAGTTTGCGCGGACTTTGGATTACTAGATTCTATTGATTTTTTGGTGCTAACCTTTGGCAAAGCCCTTGCATCTATGGGTGCTTGCGTGCTGTGCAATGGAATCTTTTATGAATATTTTGTGAATTTCTCCCGCGCTTTGATTTACTCTACCGCGCTTCCTCCTTTAAACATTGCACGTAGCCTCTTTAGCTTTTTGGAACTTGCCAATCTCAACAACCAAAGAGCAAATTTAGCGCGCTTAAGTGAGGATTTCAAAGCACTTTTAATAAAAAATTTAGACTTGGAAGTCTTGGGAGATTATAATATTATCAGTCTGATTCTAGGAGATAACGCCAAAGCGGTGCATTTTGCAAAAAAATTGGAACAAAGAGGCTACTTTGCGCCCGCCATAAAATCCCCTACGATTCCAAAGAATCGCGCTTGTTTGCGATTCTCTTTAAGCGCAAATCTGCCCTTTGAAACTTTAGAATCTCTCGTCCCAATTCTTAAAAAGATTGATTATGAATATTTATCAAAAAATAAATAA
- the carA gene encoding glutamine-hydrolyzing carbamoyl-phosphate synthase small subunit has protein sequence MTSPHDKLKDVWLYLANGLFFKAKSFGAEKTSVGELVFNTSLTGYQEITTDPSYAGQFICFTMPEIGIVGTNKQDMESRGIFAKGILCHHYNSKFSNFRAEESLGEFLKKFNTMGICAIPTRLLTRTLREEGAMMMIASTEISNKNELKKLLESSPKIEEINYIKEVSTQTPYQHYKGKFDFQSMDYTTPKTYQKILAIDFGIKQSILNQLVSAGFGVEVIPHDFEAQSLIARYAQGEFDGIFLSNGPGDPQVLHTEIAEIKKLIAAKIPLFAICLGHQLLSLAHGYPTHKLKFGHHGGNHPVKNLLTQEIEITAQNHNYSVPESIQEVAEVTHRNLFDNTIEGVRYKNALICSFQHHPEAGPGPLESTMLFNAFAKLLQDAKA, from the coding sequence ATGACATCTCCACATGATAAACTAAAAGATGTTTGGCTTTATTTAGCAAATGGTTTGTTTTTCAAGGCAAAAAGCTTCGGTGCCGAGAAAACAAGCGTGGGTGAGTTGGTATTTAACACCTCACTAACAGGCTATCAAGAAATCACAACCGACCCGAGCTATGCAGGGCAATTCATCTGCTTTACTATGCCAGAGATTGGAATCGTAGGAACAAACAAACAAGATATGGAGAGTCGCGGAATCTTTGCCAAAGGAATTTTGTGCCATCATTATAATTCCAAATTTTCAAATTTTCGTGCAGAGGAAAGCTTGGGAGAGTTTTTAAAGAAATTCAACACAATGGGGATTTGCGCAATTCCTACACGTTTGCTCACAAGAACCTTGCGCGAAGAGGGCGCAATGATGATGATTGCCTCTACTGAAATCTCCAACAAAAACGAATTAAAAAAACTCCTAGAAAGCAGCCCAAAGATTGAGGAAATCAATTACATCAAAGAAGTCAGCACACAAACACCCTACCAACACTACAAAGGTAAATTTGACTTTCAAAGTATGGACTACACCACACCTAAGACATATCAAAAAATCCTAGCAATTGATTTTGGAATCAAACAAAGCATTTTAAACCAGCTCGTCAGTGCGGGCTTCGGCGTAGAAGTCATACCACACGATTTTGAAGCACAATCACTAATTGCACGTTATGCACAGGGTGAATTTGACGGAATCTTTCTTTCTAATGGACCCGGGGACCCACAAGTGCTTCATACAGAAATCGCTGAAATCAAAAAATTAATTGCCGCCAAGATTCCGCTTTTTGCAATTTGTTTGGGACATCAGTTGCTTTCTCTTGCACATGGTTACCCCACCCATAAACTCAAATTTGGACACCACGGCGGCAACCACCCTGTGAAAAACCTCCTCACACAAGAAATAGAAATCACCGCACAAAACCACAATTATTCTGTGCCAGAATCTATCCAAGAAGTTGCGGAGGTTACTCACCGCAACCTCTTTGACAATACCATTGAGGGGGTGCGCTACAAAAATGCTCTGATTTGCTCTTTTCAACACCACCCAGAAGCAGGACCCGGACCTTTAGAATCTACTATGCTTTTTAATGCCTTTGCTAAACTACTTCAAGATGCAAAGGCATAG
- a CDS encoding cytochrome b/b6 domain-containing protein, whose product MGDRRLIFQTMESGVIKSYIWTFINRFLHYFLILTFALSYLSADIDTLFLVHIVCGVLFGAGVILRVIWGFIGTKHSRFWDFNYRGILEYLTSILGNKKHYIGHNPASSVAIILMLGFGFLVVFSGLLQYGAEQNSGIFAPLFFTYSYFYMGDDLHEFFANCLLFIVAIHFCGSLIDKFWSKGDAIDSMLNGYKRTQKDESVSLNPAQKAIFAFFLLFLFALFLYLLYPKNILLRSSAQDFFTQDSNKTAFGEYKQECGSCHIAYAPFLLPKSAWDSMMSDLENHFGDDASLEEETHARIAAFLEKYASDVVDTKFTQQKESQQIAITKTPYWEIAHRKLNPKIFTTKAIKSKANCQTCHKDAESGIFAKNAVEYFKLKSLRENL is encoded by the coding sequence ATGGGGGACAGACGATTGATATTCCAAACTATGGAATCTGGCGTGATTAAGAGCTATATTTGGACTTTTATCAATCGTTTTTTGCATTATTTTTTGATTCTCACTTTTGCACTCTCTTACCTAAGCGCGGATATAGACACACTTTTTCTTGTGCATATTGTTTGTGGAGTTTTATTTGGAGCAGGGGTGATATTGCGCGTTATTTGGGGATTTATCGGCACAAAGCATTCGCGCTTTTGGGATTTTAACTATCGTGGAATCCTAGAATATCTTACTTCTATTTTAGGAAATAAAAAGCATTATATCGGACACAATCCTGCCTCAAGCGTGGCAATTATTCTTATGCTTGGCTTTGGATTTCTTGTCGTATTTAGCGGACTTTTGCAATATGGAGCGGAGCAAAATAGCGGAATCTTTGCCCCATTGTTTTTCACATATAGCTACTTTTATATGGGCGATGATTTGCACGAATTTTTTGCAAATTGCTTATTGTTTATCGTGGCAATTCATTTTTGTGGAAGCTTAATAGACAAGTTTTGGAGCAAAGGAGATGCAATAGATTCTATGCTCAATGGCTACAAACGCACGCAAAAGGACGAAAGCGTCTCTCTAAATCCTGCGCAAAAGGCAATTTTTGCTTTTTTTCTCCTCTTTTTGTTTGCATTGTTTCTTTATTTGCTTTATCCCAAAAACATACTTTTACGCTCCTCCGCGCAGGATTTTTTCACGCAAGATTCTAATAAAACAGCCTTTGGAGAGTATAAGCAAGAATGCGGAAGCTGTCATATTGCCTATGCTCCCTTTTTGCTTCCAAAGTCCGCGTGGGATTCTATGATGAGTGATTTAGAAAATCATTTTGGCGATGACGCAAGCTTGGAGGAAGAAACGCACGCAAGAATTGCTGCATTTTTAGAAAAATATGCAAGTGATGTTGTGGATACGAAATTTACGCAACAAAAAGAATCCCAACAAATTGCAATCACAAAAACTCCTTATTGGGAGATTGCACACCGCAAACTCAATCCAAAGATTTTTACAACAAAGGCAATCAAAAGCAAGGCAAATTGTCAAACCTGCCACAAAGACGCAGAATCTGGAATCTTTGCCAAAAATGCAGTGGAATATTTTAAGCTTAAGAGTTTGAGGGAGAATCTTTAG